The Acidobacteriota bacterium region TGAGGGGGTGGCGCTCGAAACGAGTGTGCGGGTTCGAATCCCGCCTCCGGCACCATGCTACTTGAAAGCGTTCTCAAGGAAAGCCCCGACCCTGGACGCCTGCGCGGCAGGAGCTAGTCTCCTGCGAGAGCGCAGACTCCTGGACTCCTGCCGGCGACTCTCTCGTAGCCGGGTTGGGTTCTTGCCACCTGTCCCGGCGCTGGGCGGGTATTTCGACTGGGAACGGGACAACCAGTACTTCGCCCCTTGAATCCGGGTCCGGCATCGTTGACCGGGTCGGGATCGGTGGAACCACGGGAAGACGCCGCACCATGAAGACGGTCCGCCAATTGCTCCACTCCAAGGGATACGACGTCTGGTCCGTGAGCCCCGGCACGTCTGTTCTGGAGGCTCTCAAGCTCATGGCCGAAAAGAACATCGGAGCGCTTCTGGTGCTGGAGTCGGGGCGTCTCGTGGGTATTTTCTCGGAGCGGGACTACGCCAGGAAGGTGATCCTCAAGGGAAAGGCCTCCCACAGTACGCGGGTCCGGGAAATCATGAGCCGAAAGGTGGTCTATGTCCGGCCCGAGCAGGGCATGGAGGATTGCATGGGGCTCATGACCCAAAAGCGGATCCGGCATCTTCCGGTGATGGAGGGGGGAGAACTGGTGGGGATGATCTCCATCGGCGACGTCGTCAAGTCCATCATCTCCGAGCAGGAGTTCACCATCAGGCAGTTGGAGCAATACATCTCCGGCGGGCCCGCCGATTGACCCGGACCAGGAGTCGTTCCCTTGGAAGTGGCGTGGAAGGAGCGGATCCGGCAGCGTTTGTTGCGGATTCCGCCGCACCGGAATCCAGTCGCCTCCAAAGCTCAGGCAGCCGTCCTCATGGGTCTTCTGGATCGCGGGGGCGAACCCTGTTTCCTTCTGACCAAGCGGACCCAGGAAGTCGCGACCCACAAGGGGCAGATCTGTTTTCCGGGAGGTGTGGAGGAGTGCGGTGATCGCTCCCTCTGGCAGACGGCTCTGAGGGAGACCGGCGAGGAGGTGGGGATCGAGCCGGAGTACGTGGAGCTCCTCGGCCGGTTTCACGACTATCACGCCGTGACCGACATCCATGTCGCCTGTTACGTGGGCTATCTGAAACCGGGGCTCTCCC contains the following coding sequences:
- a CDS encoding CBS domain-containing protein, giving the protein MKTVRQLLHSKGYDVWSVSPGTSVLEALKLMAEKNIGALLVLESGRLVGIFSERDYARKVILKGKASHSTRVREIMSRKVVYVRPEQGMEDCMGLMTQKRIRHLPVMEGGELVGMISIGDVVKSIISEQEFTIRQLEQYISGGPAD
- a CDS encoding CoA pyrophosphatase; translated protein: MAWKERIRQRLLRIPPHRNPVASKAQAAVLMGLLDRGGEPCFLLTKRTQEVATHKGQICFPGGVEECGDRSLWQTALRETGEEVGIEPEYVELLGRFHDYHAVTDIHVACYVGYLKPGLSLTPSPSEVDRVLQVPYAFFRDTRPLVETRHRGGRPFPVYFYDYQGDSVWGLTARMIKDFLDAMGDW